The genome window GTCCTGTTCAATACCTTGCGTACCGGCAAGATCCGCCAAAATCTCCGGATGCGTGACAGCCTTGTTCTTCACGTAAAATGCTTCCTGAACAGCATGTAAAAACACAAATTCCTTATCCGGAGCCAATTGCCGAATTACTATCATCGCCCGTGATGGCGGTTCAGTGTCATACATGAACGAAGGCTCAGGATGGAAATTGAAATTAAATGGCTGACCGGTTCGTTCATGGACCGCATGCCAATGGCTGAGAATATAGGCACGCCGTCGCTCATCAAATCGTTCAGTATTGCCGGGGCGCAACCCACCCAACAATACCTCGATCGTCATCCGATCTCCATATCGCCGAACGATCTCAGCAATGACTGGTGAAAATCCCCAGCACCACGAACACATGGGATCAACAACATAGATAAGCGATTTCACCATCATATTTACCACCTGGCTCCCTCGGTGGGCTCCCTCGGTGACCTGCCCAGACATACCCAACAAGTGAATATCCTTGAATGAAATCAAGATACTTTACCACACCGGAGGTTTGAAACTTATTAATTTTCCATCAAAGGTTTTTTAAAATTCATGCAGCTTCCTGTGGCTCTGAAACAACACAGGGGAACTCCCTTCCCTTCCGAACCTCATCAACCGCTGCACATTTGCATCCTGTAAAATCCAGCATCCCCGAACATTTAATAACCCAATCTTTACACCTTAAAAACAAATGGATCATAATAAGATTCTTATCTGGGAGACGCTATGGCAGGGTCCCGTCACGATTTATTAACGAACCTCAACGAAGAGCCTGCACTCCGAACTATCCTGGAGGGGACCGCCACGGTCACGGGGGAACGATTTTTTGAAGCCTTGGTGGAGAACCTGGCCAAAGCCCTGCACACCCACGCCGCCTGGGTCACGGAATATTTTCCGGAATCCCGCCGTTTGAAAGCCCTGGCCTTTTATTTGAATGGATCTTTTCTTAAAGATTGGGCCATGGACCTTGCCGGCACGCCGTGTGAGCATGTTATCGACCAGGCCCGTCTCATCCATTTTCCGGACAACCTCTTGAATCTCTTTCCCATTGATCCGGATATCGCAGGGCTCAAGGCCGCCAGTTATATAGGACTCCCGCTTACCGATACAGCCGGAAAAATTCTCGGACATCTCGCGGTCATGGATACCCGCCCGATGCCGGCTGAATCTCGCATAGAGGCCATTATTCGGATTTTTGCTGCACGGGCAGCATCAGAACTTCAGCGGCTCCAAGCGGAGTCCGCCACACGGGAACGGGAACAGAAATTACGCCGGCTGGTGGACAGTGCCATGGATGCCATTATTGAATTGGATGAAGATCTTCGGGTCACCCGAATCAATCCGGCTGCCGAGAAAGTGTTTCAATGCGAGGCAATTCATCTCGTTGGAATGGATTTTTGTCTCTCCCTTGGCCCGAATGACCGGGAAAAATTATGGAGACTCATTCAGGATCTCCACACGAAACCTGCAGGTCGGCGCTCTCTCTGGATTCCCGGTAACCTCAAAGCCATACGAACAGACAGTACCGAATTTCCGGCAGAAGCCACCCTATCCCAATTTCAAATGGAGGGAAAAGTCTTTTACACCCTGATTCTTCGTAATGTGAATGAACGTCTGGAAGCGGAACAAAAGATTCGATCCCTGACGATTGAAACGGAATTTCTTAAAGAAGAATTACATGAACTGCAACATTTCGGCGAAATTCTTGGAAGCAGTCCCGCGTTGATGCGCGTCCTCCGGGACATCCAACAGGTCGCCGATACCGAAGCCACTGTGCTCATTTCCGGTGAAACCGGGACCGGTAAGGAGGTGATGGCTCGCGCCATTCATGCCAACAGCCGGCGTCGGAGTCACCCATTCATCAAAGTAAATTGCGCGGCCATTCCTGCGACCTTAATCGAAAGCGAATTTTTCGGACATGAGCAAGGTGCCTTTACCGGCGCCACGAAAAAGAGGGAAGGACGCTTTTCATTGGCTGACGGAGGGACCATTTTTCTGGATGAAATCGGTGAACTGCCCCTGGATCTTCAAGGCAAATTATTGCGCGTGCTTCAAGAGGGGGAATTCGATCCGGTCGGCAGTTCCCACACCAAAAAGGTAAATGTCCGCGTCCTGGCAGCCACAAATCGTGATTTACGGAAGGAGGTCCAAGACGGAAAATTTCGTGAAGATCTTTATTATCGATTGAATGTCTTTCCCATTCATCTTCCGCCTTTGCGGGAACGAGGAGAGGATGTGGTCCTCCTGGCCAACAACTTTGTTCAGCATTTTGCTCAACGAATGGGTCGGACGGTGGCCCCCCTATCCCCTGACGCACTCAGAGGCCTCACGGCATACCATTGGCCGGGAAATGTACGGGAATTGCAAAACGTCATTGAACGGGCTGTTATTACGGCCCAAAACGGTCAATTAAATCTTGACCGTGCCCTCCCTGATGTTGAAGAGAAGCTCTCCTCTTCTCCAGAAACTCTTACACCGGAGCCACCCACCTGCATTCGCACTTTTCAGGAACTTCAGAATTTGGAGCGGCAAAACATTTTGCTCGCCCTTGAACAAAGCGGCTGGAAAGTGTCCGGTGAACAAGGCGCGGCCAAACTGCTGGGCATGAATGCTTCAACCCTTGCGTCTCGCATGAAAGCATTAGGCATTACTCGCGCAAAATAATTTCTGCTCAATTTCTACCGTATTTTTTCAATCCTTCCCGATCCTCTTTCAGGATTTCTTCATTTCCAGGATACTATTGCATTTGCGATTTTTCGCAAATTCGTCTTATGAAATTTCGTAATTCGGAAAATTTCACGAACGAATTTCACCATCATCAAATTACAACTGATTGATTTTATTTATTTTTGTTTAGAATTTAAGCCTGGCACACCGCCTGCAAAATAGTTTTGGCATGGAAGACAGCACTTATCAAACAAGTTCTCAAGGAACCGGTAGGAACAATATGACGAGTCAGGATGAGCGAGATTCAAAGTCTCAAACACCCGCTGGAAAACGGAAATTTCAGGATATGTGCCGTCAGGCAGATCAACTCTTTTTTCACATGCTGTTTCACACCCAACAAGGAGGATGTGCCATGTCATCAGTCACCACCACACCAACAACCATCAATGGGGTCAACATCGAACAATTAGGGGCCAATATCAATGCCATTCAAGGCGAACCGGGCTTAGCCAAATTTCAGTTCCGGGCCACCAACACCTGGATCAATGGCGGTCACAATCGCACCACGATCAAGGAGTTTTACGGAGTGGGCAAAGAAGATACGACCCGAACCGAGCCGTTCGTGCTTGATGCCGATGAACCGCCTGTCTTGTTAGGAGAGGATCAGGGAGCTAACCCGGTGGAGTTTGTGTTGCATGCGCTGGCATCCTGCCTGACTACGTCGATGGTCTATCATGCGGCCGCCCGAGGTATCAAAATCGATTCAGTGGAATCCCGGCTAGAGGGGGATTTAGATCTTCGCGGGTTTCTAGGTTTATCGAAAGATGTTCGTCCGGGCTATCAAAATCTCCGGGTACATTTCAGCGTGAAAAGTGACGCGCCAGCCGAAACACTGCGAGAGTTGACGAAGCATTCACCAGTATTCGACATCGTGTCCAATCCGGTTCCAGTAGTCATTTCGGTGAATAAGGAAGAGACCAACTGAGGACTAATACCGCAGATCGCCTCAGGCCAAACCTGAGGCGGTCGGCCCTTGAGCAAACAAATTAAAAGGAGTCACGATCATGAAACGAATCACGTTCTTCATTTATGGCACTCTGTGCTACGTGTTCTTTCTGGGCATCTTTTTATATGCCGTGGGCTTTCTGGGTAACTTTGGTGTCCACAACACCATCGATGGTCAAGCCCAGGTTTCAGTCTGGCAGGCATTGACTATCAATACGCTCCTGTTGGGTCTTTTTGCCATCCAACATAGCGTGATGGCCCGGCAGGGCTTTAAACGGTGGTGGACGCAATATATTCCCAAACCCATTGAGCGCAGCACCTATGTGCTCTGCACCAACATTGCACTGGCTCTTCTGTTTTATGCCTGGCAACCCATGGGAGGCGAGATTTGGCACATTCAAGATACAATCGGGCGGGGCCTGCTCTATAGCCTTTTTGCGGCAGGTTGGGGATTGATCCTCATGGCCACTCTCCTCATCAATCATTTTGATTTGTTCGGCATGCGGCAGGTCTGGCTCTATTTGCGAAAACAGGAGTATACCCCATTACCATTCAAGACCCCCGCCCTGTATCAGCAGGTACGGCATCCTCTGTATGTCGGTTGGCTCTTGGTCTTCTGGGCTACCCCAACGATGACGGTTGCCCATCTTGTCTTTGCGATGACGACAACCATCTATATCCTAATGGCCATTCAATGGGAAGAAAGAGATTTGGTGACTTTCCATGGGGAAGCGTATAAAGACTATCAACAACGGGTACCCATGCTCATTCCCCGTTTTTTCAGAGGGAACCACATGGGTAAACCACAAGCCGCAAGGACATTGTCTGCATGAAAGCCTGAGGAACAAAACCCGCTGCGTGGCTTTGCCACGCAGCGGCGGCTTTATCTCATTGCCAGAGAAGGGAAGACACCAATGCGGACAGGTAAAACCGAAATTTTTCTAAATCTTTCCCAGGAAGCTAGCTGGATGAAAAAGTTTAGATGGTATGGAGTAACGTTTTTCTTGATCAAAGGAGCATTTTGGCTTATCACCCCTTTCATTATCTATGCCTTCAACTAAATCTCTCGAGCTTTTCCCAGACTGTCGGCCCATGAGCAAGTTAA of Nitrospiraceae bacterium contains these proteins:
- a CDS encoding isoprenylcysteine carboxylmethyltransferase family protein, with the translated sequence MKRITFFIYGTLCYVFFLGIFLYAVGFLGNFGVHNTIDGQAQVSVWQALTINTLLLGLFAIQHSVMARQGFKRWWTQYIPKPIERSTYVLCTNIALALLFYAWQPMGGEIWHIQDTIGRGLLYSLFAAGWGLILMATLLINHFDLFGMRQVWLYLRKQEYTPLPFKTPALYQQVRHPLYVGWLLVFWATPTMTVAHLVFAMTTTIYILMAIQWEERDLVTFHGEAYKDYQQRVPMLIPRFFRGNHMGKPQAARTLSA
- a CDS encoding DsbA family protein, with the protein product MLGMSGQVTEGAHRGSQVVNMMVKSLIYVVDPMCSWCWGFSPVIAEIVRRYGDRMTIEVLLGGLRPGNTERFDERRRAYILSHWHAVHERTGQPFNFNFHPEPSFMYDTEPPSRAMIVIRQLAPDKEFVFLHAVQEAFYVKNKAVTHPEILADLAGTQGIEQDRFLEGFHDSATKQSVWQEFDRARQLGVSGFPALLGQNGNVHIRLTQGYQPARVIVPLIDEWLDDPASGNSNSPVG
- a CDS encoding sigma 54-interacting transcriptional regulator, encoding MAGSRHDLLTNLNEEPALRTILEGTATVTGERFFEALVENLAKALHTHAAWVTEYFPESRRLKALAFYLNGSFLKDWAMDLAGTPCEHVIDQARLIHFPDNLLNLFPIDPDIAGLKAASYIGLPLTDTAGKILGHLAVMDTRPMPAESRIEAIIRIFAARAASELQRLQAESATREREQKLRRLVDSAMDAIIELDEDLRVTRINPAAEKVFQCEAIHLVGMDFCLSLGPNDREKLWRLIQDLHTKPAGRRSLWIPGNLKAIRTDSTEFPAEATLSQFQMEGKVFYTLILRNVNERLEAEQKIRSLTIETEFLKEELHELQHFGEILGSSPALMRVLRDIQQVADTEATVLISGETGTGKEVMARAIHANSRRRSHPFIKVNCAAIPATLIESEFFGHEQGAFTGATKKREGRFSLADGGTIFLDEIGELPLDLQGKLLRVLQEGEFDPVGSSHTKKVNVRVLAATNRDLRKEVQDGKFREDLYYRLNVFPIHLPPLRERGEDVVLLANNFVQHFAQRMGRTVAPLSPDALRGLTAYHWPGNVRELQNVIERAVITAQNGQLNLDRALPDVEEKLSSSPETLTPEPPTCIRTFQELQNLERQNILLALEQSGWKVSGEQGAAKLLGMNASTLASRMKALGITRAK
- a CDS encoding OsmC family protein, encoding MSSVTTTPTTINGVNIEQLGANINAIQGEPGLAKFQFRATNTWINGGHNRTTIKEFYGVGKEDTTRTEPFVLDADEPPVLLGEDQGANPVEFVLHALASCLTTSMVYHAAARGIKIDSVESRLEGDLDLRGFLGLSKDVRPGYQNLRVHFSVKSDAPAETLRELTKHSPVFDIVSNPVPVVISVNKEETN